The genomic segment CCGAGCTCCGGATGGGGTGCGTCGAGCATCGGTGAGTCGTCCTTCAGGGACACCTTTCTGGTGAACCCGGCGGCCTTCTCGATCTGGGCCACGAAGGCGGTACGGAACCGCTCGTCGTCCGGCAGGCCTACGGCGTCCGCGGACGCGAGCATGTGCCGGACGAAGCTCTCGCTCTGCTCCTCGGTGATGCGCATGCCCAGATGGGCCTTCATCAGACTGAGGAAGCCACCGAGTTCGTCGGTGTAGCGCGCGGGCCCGCCGAGCATCTCGCAGAAGAAGGCGGCCAGATGGTCGGCGTGGTCCGGCGATCCGGCGATGAACAACGGTCCCACCAGGGGGTCCCGCTGTATCGAGGCGTGGAAATGCTCGGCGAAACGTAGCAGCGCCTGCTCGCCGCCGACATGCTCGTACATGGTGGTCATACGTCAGCCCTCCCGTACACCGCGCTCCGGCAGCCGGACGCTACCGGGGGCCGGGAGACAGGGGCTGCTCAAATGTGTGCATCGGGCTCCGGGGTTCCGGGACCGGGCGTCGGGCCCGGGCTCGCGCACTCCGGCAGGTTCCGTGCACCGGTAGGCGACGCGTGATTAGCTGACATCGACCGCTGCACCACGAACGGGAGGGCGACCATGGGCGACACCGTCAGCCGACGGGTACTCAACCGGACCGCGCTGGAGCGGCAGCTGCTGCTGCGCCGTGACAAGCGGCCGGTGGCGGAGGCGGTGGAGCAGCTGGTGGCCTTGCAGGCGCAGACCCCCAACGCCCCGTACGTCGGCCTGTGGAGCCGTCTGGAGGACTTCAGCAAGGACTCGCTCAGCGCGCTCATGGAGGACCGCGCGGTGGTCCGCGCGAGCATGCTGCGTGCCACCCTCCAGTTGGTCACCGCCCGGGACTTCCTCCGGCTCCGGCCTGCGCTGCAGCCCGCGCTGTCCAAAGCGATGCGCGGCTTCATGGGGAAACGCGCCGCCGACCTCGACCTCGACGCGCTGGTGGCGCAGGCGCGTGCCCTGCTCGCCGAGCGCCCCTACGGGTACACGGAGCTCGGCGAGGCGCTCCTCGAGGACCGCCCCGATCGTGACGCGTCGGCGCTGGCCTACATCACGCTGCGCTGCCACCTGCCCGTGGTCCAGAAGCCGCCCGGCGGGACCTGGGGATCGGGCTCCAGCGCCACGTACGTGAACGCGGCCGAGTGGCTCGGCTCCGAGCCCGTAGGCGAC from the Streptomyces sp. RKAG293 genome contains:
- a CDS encoding group II truncated hemoglobin, with product MTTMYEHVGGEQALLRFAEHFHASIQRDPLVGPLFIAGSPDHADHLAAFFCEMLGGPARYTDELGGFLSLMKAHLGMRITEEQSESFVRHMLASADAVGLPDDERFRTAFVAQIEKAAGFTRKVSLKDDSPMLDAPHPELGRWKW
- a CDS encoding winged helix DNA-binding domain-containing protein, with translation MGDTVSRRVLNRTALERQLLLRRDKRPVAEAVEQLVALQAQTPNAPYVGLWSRLEDFSKDSLSALMEDRAVVRASMLRATLQLVTARDFLRLRPALQPALSKAMRGFMGKRAADLDLDALVAQARALLAERPYGYTELGEALLEDRPDRDASALAYITLRCHLPVVQKPPGGTWGSGSSATYVNAAEWLGSEPVGDDAPDALVLRHLAAFGPGTAKDVQTWSGLTGVASVFKRLRPQLRVLRAEDGTELFDLADARLADGDSPAEPRFLPEWDNLLLSHADRTRIIADEDRPKVFRPGARVLPTVLVDGFVQGVWNIKRARSKARLTVELFGSTPKRERDAIAREGERLVAFAAEGDEATVDVVVAGG